A single region of the Felis catus isolate Fca126 chromosome F2, F.catus_Fca126_mat1.0, whole genome shotgun sequence genome encodes:
- the ARC gene encoding activity-regulated cytoskeleton-associated protein, which yields MELDHMTSGGLHAYPGPRGGPAAKPNVILQIGKCRAEMLEHVRRTHRHLLTEVSKQVERELKGLHRSVGKLESNLDGYVPTGDSQRWKKSIKACLCRCQETIANLERWVKREMHVWREVFYRLERWADRLESMGGKYPVGGEPARHTVSVGVGGPESYCHDADGYDYTVSPYAITPPPAAGELPGQEPAEAQQYPPWAPGEDGQPGPGVDTQIFEDPREFLSHLEEYLRQVGGSEEYWLSQIQNHMNGPAKKWWEFKQGSVKNWVEFKKEFLQYSEGTLSREAIQRELDLPQKQGEPLDQFLWRKRDLYQTLYVDAEEEEIIQYVVGTLQPKLKRFLRHPLPKTLEQLIQRGKEVQDGLDQASEPAGPQLPAEEEAEALTPALTSESVASDRTQPE from the coding sequence ATGGAGCTGGACCACATGACGAGCGGCGGCCTCCACGCCTACCCCGGGCCGCGGGGCGGGCCGGCCGCCAAGCCCAACGTGATCCTGCAGATCGGTAAGTGCCGGGCCGAGATGCTGGAGCACGTGCGGAGGACCCACCGGCACCTGCTGACCGAGGTGTCCAAGCAGGTGGAGCGGGAGCTGAAGGGGCTGCACAGGTCGGTGGGTAAGCTGGAGAGCAACCTGGACGGCTACGTGCCCACCGGCGACTCGCAGCGCTGGAAGAAGTCCATCAAGGCCTGCCTGTGCCGCTGCCAGGAGACCATCGCCAACCTGGAGCGCTGGGTCAAGCGCGAGATGCACGTGTGGCGGGAGGTCTTCTACCGGCTGGAGAGGTGGGCCGACCGCCTGGAGTCCATGGGCGGCAAGTACCCCGTGGGCGGCGAGCCGGCCCGCCACACCGTGTCCGTGGGCGTCGGGGGTCCCGAGAGCTACTGCCACGACGCCGATGGGTACGACTACACGGTCAGCCCCTACGCCatcaccccgccccccgccgccggcGAGCTGCCCGGGCAGGAGCCCGCCGAGGCCCAGCAGTACCCGCCCTGGGCGCCCGGCGAGGACGGGCAGCCCGGGCCCGGCGTGGACACGCAGATCTTCGAGGACCCGAGGGAGTTCCTCAGCCACCTGGAGGAGTACCTGCGGCAGGTGGGCGGCTCCGAGGAGTACTGGCTGTCCCAAATCCAGAACCACATGAACGGGCCGGCCAAGAAGTGGTGGGAGTTCAAGCAGGGCTCCGTGAAGAACTGGGTGGAGTTCAAGAAGGAATTCCTCCAGTACAGCGAGGGCACGCTGTCCCGCGAGGCCATCCAGCGCGAGCTGGACCTGCCCCAGAAACAGGGGGAGCCGCTGGACCAGTTCCTGTGGCGCAAGCGGGACCTGTACCAGACGCTGTACGTGGACGCCGAGGAGGAGGAGATCATCCAGTACGTGGTGGGCACCCTGCAGCCCAAGCTGAAGCGCTTCCTGCGGCACCCGCTGCCCAAGACCCTGGAGCAGCTCATCCAGAGGGGCAAGGAGGTGCAGGATGGCCTGGACCAGGCCTCCGAGCCCGCCGGCCCCCAGCTGCCCGCCGAGGAGGAGGCCGAGGCCCTCACGCCGGCCCTCACCAGCGAGTCTGTGGCCAGCGACCGGACCCAGCCTGAATAG